Proteins from one Pithys albifrons albifrons isolate INPA30051 chromosome 2, PitAlb_v1, whole genome shotgun sequence genomic window:
- the MIA3 gene encoding transport and Golgi organization protein 1 homolog isoform X2, translating to MAAAPPADPRLLLALLLLLPAPPLRCSAAAAAAPGLGRRFAERKRCADPECSMLMCRGKAMRDFKGPDCRFVNFKKGEAVYVYYKLIGESTELWAGSVGSDFGYFPKDLLEINHNYSNEELELPTDETDFVCFDGGRDDFDNYNVDELLKSLQETIASEGQTELSDPGTKPAEGTERDKEIEQDDRVKSLGALETDKQSTEEDKEGLVLTDEVDSSLTEGTENAGGDSSVNSHTENSQGDQIAHEHLKGMLHGKLKGLESENTKNTSIPQGETSQLDQENEEVNAYMLLNRELSVNLKTKFGSTADAVVSDDEVTRLVTSLEDDLNEDLSINPHDAEEEPDFEDQSAEIPLLSFMVENEITSPKDLEDDGNNDIESQNHEPDEDAKGARKLNNQRDNEEEPNSDALLLQDAFSRSETLGDSGSVDRSESKQTKEKQDDVVLISKREAPATTQPEDLSKELLGVRKEPVSTDDLSSKEKPNKTKQFEVQLTDGTESRTGALKSTPVPDPPALPGLEDDLESKSFIKNKQDALQPSDDDINKFLERAPLAQIEKGEKKFEDDTSEEVLESDLKHKRSLDKTEGKGRAESKSSADVPAKPVEEVKNASQSELGDTDLLRVKVEHGMPAVEKELLGHEEDLKKIRETDNENKITASPNKELEIKRRSMKENPAGEEDPSHSRAVEQPRPWENETEYSEANVNEEPSRNFGKMPVFEESIEKSSPEEKSKSTAQNTNTENLTQQGTAHTEDADSDRNHDTDLAKERTLRPELQSEEPDAEDYPDLKRVEDELLEDENAASAKLSQARAANIQGDTLHTENTDSELEGLSEAVSGTPNPTYKTGKDTNLVSKEDNKAISIQNASETGNKDADVPVRKDAQLNEMEHVMEDYEESSETEESPALEEDNFQSPDEEDNNYFDQRKDNFPESILQKDSKEVQNSEHTRNDQQQPAHFPTPADSSAATNGTVTDFNESVQQLTIMRDFLDEKRVMRLQKYLGFQHVVRIEGMFHDMKVEMELARKAGHNNGDIEKALDQILEFSESNIMDVVGKVLDSRVAENKEEVVKEMDLYDEESALMDDIQELIYSLRSKYSSASESVPLASAPEQEDDQLHIQDDAKEAEYDRVTIRNPNAIDEGNQEFWQLEDKRPERPFEEEERVLNVPPEHEEASFSDNGEAKEVYDSERGSLLEDTSFGSVDSGQSAQEDIAAGADGADAGAPWRAARELLRLLVATLPEEMRPGPDFHGLPWEPVIMTALVGIVTLAIFFWRTCLSVKSRIYQVTEKQLAEKIKNLLQEKTEILEKLSEYDQKIKEAKESMKEAQEQKDILSDETAGLKDTVKELEEAKHQLDDKVKNLHTMLETERKKNEKKQNKISETQKSLEKLQEAINVHSAELSEVQIALNEAKLSEEKVKSELLHVQEENARLKKSKEQLLKEAEGWSERHSELREQIQMYQKSQKDIEETLAYKENEIEVLTNCIMQLKQLDMDSEAKKDDKGCEWSLGDDLANGELPDIESEKMKTQIKQMMDVSRVKTMLSIVEEDRNLLQSKLNDEVAARHELEEKIKTLEHDSSSLQSAKTQLENECKTLQQKVEILGELYQQKEMALQKKLTQEEYERQEKEQKLSAADEKAVLAIEEVKVYKQRIQDMEEELQKTERSYKNQIAAHEKKAHDNWLIARSAERALAEEKREAANLRQKLIEVNQKIVMLQRPVIVKPTPGRPDRQVPPRRGPLSRDGSSGPSPVSGGNPSPTQMIEVPARPLSAPRREGARGEFVVDGPHPAPRRPPELPGRMSVPDIGPVVASLISNEPRTSSPSTAMDGVGNASAKGPSPFPGTPIMPSPVMGPPPPPPVRYGPPPPPLRGHFGPRPHPVPQVCGAPLPPPAARDFLPGPRLGIRDLPPGPLPPPPDPRGYARGHPPFRPLGPPGPRDYPPSPRLPPQASRDYTPPPNRDLPPSAPRD from the exons TGTTAATGTGCCGAGGGAAGGCAATGCGGGATTTTAAAGGTCCGGATTGTCGCTTTGTAAATTTCAAGAAGGGAGAAGCGGTGTACGTATATTACAAACTAATAGGAGAATCAACAGAGCTTTGGGCTGGAAGC GTTGGAAGTGATTTTGGATATTTTCCAAAGGATTTACTTGAAATAAATCATAATTATTCCAATGAGGAGCTAGAATTGCCAACAGAT gaaACAGACTTTGTTTGCTTTGATGGTGGACGGGATGACTTTGATAATTATAATGTGGATGAGCTTTTGAAGTCATTGCAAGAGACGATAGCAAGTGAAGGGCAAACTGAATTGAGTGATCCGGGAACAAAACCAGCTGAAGGAACAGAGAGAGATAAAGAGATTGAACAGGATGATAGAGTAAAGTCCCTTGGTGCTTTGGAGACAGACAAGCAAAGCactgaagaagacaaagaaggCCTCGTCTTGACAGACGAAGTAGACAGTTCTCTTACAGAAGGAACTGAAAATGCTGGGGGAGACTCCAGTGTCAATAGTCACACAGAAAACTCTCAGGGAGATCAAATTGCACATGAGCACTTGAAAGGAATGCTACATGGGAAATTAAAAGGGCTAGAAAGTGAAAATACCAAAAACACTAGTATTCCTCAGGGTGAAACCAGTCAACTTGACCAAGAGAATGAAGAAGTCAATGCCTATATGCTTTTAAACAGAGAGCTCTCTGTgaacttgaaaacaaaatttggCTCAACTGCTGATGCTGTTGTATCAGATGATGAAGTGACTCGCCTTGTTACGTCACTGGAAGATGATTTAAATGAAGATTTGAGCATTAATCCTCatgatgcagaggaggagccaGACTTTGAAGATCAGTCTGCAGAAATCCCTTTGCTGTCTTTTATGGTAGAGAATGAAATTACATCCCCAAAGGATTTAGAAGATGATGGAAACAATGACATTGAGTCACAAAACCATGAACCTGATGAAGATGCAAAGGGTGCTAGAAAGCTAAATAACCAAAGAGACAATGAGGAGGAACCCAATTCAGATGCATTACTTCTTCAGGATGCCTTCAGTAGGAGCGAGACATTGGGTGACAGTGGAAGTGTGGACAGGTCTGAATCTAAACAGACAAAAGAGAAACAGGATGATGTGGTGCTAATTAGTAAAAGAGAAGCACCAGCAACAACTCAACCTGAGGATCTCTCCAAAGAACTCCTTGGGGTTAGAAAGGAACCTGTAAGTACAGATGATCTGagttcaaaagaaaaaccaaacaaaaccaaacagtttGAAGTGCAGCTCACTGATGGAACAGAGTCACGTACTGGAGCACTGAAGAGTACACCTGTGCCTGATCCTCCTGCTTTGCCTGGTCTAGAAGATGATCTAGAGTCCAaatcatttattaaaaacaagcaaGATGCTTTACAACCATCTGATGATGATATCAACAAATTTCTTGAAAGAGCGCCACTTGCTCAGATAGAGAAAGGTGAGAAAAAGTTTGAGGATGATACCTCAGAGGAGGTCTTGGAGAGTGATTTAAAGCACAAAAGGTCACTGGacaaaacagaagggaaaggaagagctgAGAGCAAGTCTTCTGCTGATGTTCCAGCCAAACCAGTAGAAGAGGTAAAAAATGCATCTCAAAGTGAATTAGGAGATACTGACCTCTTGAGAGTGAAAGTGGAGCATGGAATGCCTGCAGTGGAGAAAGAACTTCTTGGACATgaagaagatttaaaaaaaataagggaaactgataatgaaaataaaataactgcCTCTCCTAACAaagaactggaaataaaaaggagaagcaTGAAAGAAAATCCTGCAGGGGAGGAAGACCCAAGCCATAGCAGAGCTGTTGAGCAACCTAGGCCATGGGAAAATGAGACTGAGTATTCAGAGGCAAATGTGAATGAAGAACCTTCAAGAAATTTTGGAAAGATGCCAGTATTTGAAGAAAGCATTGAGAAAAGTTCCcctgaagaaaaatcaaaaagcaCTGCACAGAATACTAATACAGAGAATCTTACTCAGCAAGGAACTGCTCATACTGAGGATGCAGACTCAGATAGAAATCATGACACAGATTTAGCTAAAGAAAGAACATTAAGACCAGAATTGCAATCTGAAGAGCCAGATGCTGAAGATTACCCTGACCTGAAACGTGTAGAAGATGAGCTACTGGAAGATGAGAATGCAGCAAGTGCTAAGCTGTCACAAGCAAGGGCTGCAAATATACAGGGTGATACACTACATACTGAAAATACAgattctgaattggaaggacTAAGTGAAGCTGTTTCAGGAACCCCAAATCCTACTTATAAAACAGGAAAGGACACAAACTTGGTTTCTAAGGAGGATAACAAAGCAATCAGCATCCAAAATGCAAGTGAGACTGGGAACAAAGATGCTGACGTACCAGTGAGAAAAGATGCTCAATTGAATGAGATGGAACATGTAATGGAAGATTATGAGGAGTCTTCTGAAACTGAGGAATCACCAGCTCTGGAAGAAGATAATTTCCAATCTCCTGATGAAGAAGACAACAATTACTTTGACCAAAGGAAAGATAATTTCCCAGAGAGCATTTTACAGAAAGACTCAAAAGAGGTGCAAAATTCAGAGCATACAAGAAATGACCAGCAGCAGCCTGCACATTTCCCCACCCCTGCTGACAGCTCAGCAGCCACAAATGGCACTGTAACAGACTTCAATGAGTCTGTGCAACAGCTCACAATAATGAGAGATTTTCTTGATGAGAAGCGTGTGATGCGCCTACAAAAGTACCTTGGGTTCCAACATGTGGTTAGGATAGAAGGCATGTTTCACGACATGAAGGTGGAGATGGAGCTTGCACGCAAGGCAGGCCATAATAATGGAGACATAGAAAAAGCCTTGGACCAGATACTTGAGTTTTCAGAATCTAACATTATGGATGTCGTAGGAAAAGTTCTGGATTCCAGAGTGGCAGAAAATAAAGAGGAGGTGGTGAAAGAGATGGATTTGTACGATGAGGAGAGTGCACTGATGGATGACATTCAAGAATTAATATATTCTTTAAGGAGTAAATATTCATCTGCTAGTGAGAGTGTCCCACTTGCATCTGCTCCAGAACAGGAAGATGACCAGCTGCACATTCAAG ATGATGCAAAAGAGGCTGAATATGACAGAGTTACCATCAGAAACCCGAATGCCATTGATGAAGGCAATCAGGAATTTTGGCAGCTTGAAGATAAGAGGCCAGAGCGACCTTttgaggaggaagagagggtTCTTAATGTTCCACCTGAGCATGAAGAGGCCAGTTTCTCAGATAATGGAGAAGCCAAAGAAGTGTATGACAGTGAAAGAGGATCGCTCCTGGAAGACACTTCCTTTGGATCAGTGGATTCAGGACAGAGTGCCCAGGAGGACATTGCTGCAG GTGCCGACGGGGCGGACGCGGGCGCCCCCTGGCGGGCGGCGCGGGAGCTGCTGCGGCTG TTGGTTGCCACCCTGCCTGAGGAAATGCGTCCTGGGCCTGATTTCCATGGACTTCCGTGGGAGCCTGTTATTATGACCGCCTTAGTGGGAATTGTCACgcttgctatttttttctggagaacCTGCCTTTCA GTAAAGAGTCGAATTTATCAAG tgACTGAAAAGCAACTTGCTGAAAAGATTAAAAACcttctgcaagaaaaaacagaaatcttAGAAAAGTTGTCAGAATATGATCAAAAG ATAAAGGAAGCAAAGGAATCCATGAAAGAGGCCCAAGAACAAAAAGACATTCTCTCTGATGAAACTGCAGGGCTTAAG gaCACTGTCAAAGAACTGGAAGAAGCAAAGCATCAACTAGATGACAAAGTGAAAAATCTGCACACAATGCTTGAAAcggagagaaaaaagaatgagaagaaacagaacaag ATCTCTGAAACCCAGAAGTCCTTGGAGAAGCTTCAGGAGGCTATCAATGTGCATTCTGCAGAGCTTTCAGAG GTGCAGATAGCGCTCAATGAAGCTAAACTAAGTGAAGAAAAGGTGAAATCTGAGCTTCTTCACGTGCAGGAGGAGAATGCCAGGCTGAAAAAGAGCAAGGAGCAG CTGCTTAAAGAAGCTGAAGGTTGGAGTGAGAGGCATTCTGAGCTCCGTGAGCAGATCCAAATGTATCAGAAATCTCAGAAGGATATAGAAGAAACCCTTGcctacaaagaaaatgaaattgaa GTTTTAACTAACTGCATTATGCAGCTGAAGCAGCTGGACATGGATTCAGAGGCCAAGAAGGATGACAAGGGGTGTGAGTGGAGCCTGGGAGATGACCTGGCCAATGGAGAGTTGCCAG aTATTGAGAGTGAGAAGATGAAGACTCAGATTAAGCAGATGATGGATGTCTCCAGG GTAAAAACTATGTTATCCATAgttgaagaagacagaaatcTTCTGCAATCCAAACTGAATGATGAAGTAGCAGCAAGACATGAGCTGGAAG agaaaataaaaacattggaACATGACAGCTCTTCACTCCAATCAGCCAAAACTCAACTGGAAAATGAATGCAAAACTCTACAGCAGAAAGTGGAGATACTTGGTGAACTCTACCAGCAGAAGGAGATGGCACTCCAGAA AAAACTAACCCAGGAAGAGTATGAGCGTCAGGAGAAGGAGCAAAAATTATCTGCTGCAGATGAAAAAGCCGTGCTGGCCATCGAGGAAGTGAAAGTTTACAA GCAAAGGATCCAAGATATGGAAGAAGAATTGCAGAAAACAGAGAGATCTTACAAAAACCAG ATTGCTGCTCATGAGAAAAAGGCACATGACAACTGG CTCATTGCCCGCTCTGCAGAGAGAGCTCTGgctgaggaaaaaagagaagcagcCAACCTGAGACAAAA atTGATAGAAGTAAACCAAAAAATCGTCATGCTTCAAAGACCAGTAATTGTAAAGCCAACTCCAGGCAGACCCGATCGCCAGGTCCCACCACGACGAG GGCCCTTAAGCAGAGATGGCTCTTCTGGCCCATCACCTGTGAGTGGAGGAAATCCATCCCCCACACAGATGATAGAAGTTCCTGCTCgacccctctctgctcctcGAAGGGAAGGTGCAAGGGGTGAATTTG TGGTGGATGGCCCCCACCCTGCTCCACGGAGGCCACCAGAGTTACCTGGAAGGATGTCTGTTCCAG ACATTGGGCCTGTTGTAGCATCCCTGATCAGCAATGAGCCAAGAACCTCCTCCCCTTCCACAGCAATGGATGGAGTG GGTAATGCCAGTGCCAAAGGCCCGTCTCCCTTCCCTGGGACACCCATCATGCCCTCCCCAGTGATGGGACCTCCTCCTCCACCGCCTGTCCGCTATGGACCACCACCGCCTCCTCTGCGAGGACACTTTGGGCCTCGACCTCATCCTGTGCCCCAAG tTTGTGGTGCTCCCTTGCCACCTCCAGCTGCAAGAGATTTCTTACCTGGTCCGCGTTTAGGAATAAGAGATTTGCCTCCTGGCCCACTCCCGCCTCCCCCAGACCCAAGAGGCTACGCACGTGGGCACCCTCCTTTTCGACCCCTAGGCCCTCCTGGCCCCAGGGATTATCCTCCAAGCCCACGGCTACCCCCACAAGCTTCCAGAGACTATACACCACCTCCCAACAGAGACTTGCCTCCGTCGGCACCCAGAGACTAA